From a region of the Deltaproteobacteria bacterium genome:
- a CDS encoding hydrogenase small subunit, with translation MKYCAGTAAVLGLSELELFSKVSEALAASSAKPPVIWLEGQDCAGCTISFAGALNPPASSLILDKLSIRYHETLMAGAGYLAEATYEETVKAGGYVLCVEGSIPTADDRFCMVGGRPFREMVEETGEKAAAIIAVGACAAYGGIPAAGPTGAVGVNKIIKHKPVINLPTCPVHVDHLVGTVLYFLTTGKAPPLDDIGRPKMYFGELIHDNCRRRYYFDNEMFLTDWNDPAQKNWCLYEKGCKGPDTYADCAVRRWNDGQNYCIDCGAGCMGCAEPDFYDGMSPLYTAESERSRNIMARKKAGLIPPLEKKA, from the coding sequence AGGCCCTTGCAGCATCCAGCGCCAAACCGCCGGTTATATGGCTTGAAGGGCAGGACTGCGCAGGGTGCACCATCTCGTTTGCCGGGGCCCTGAACCCGCCTGCGTCCTCCCTGATTCTGGACAAGTTATCCATCCGATACCATGAAACCCTTATGGCTGGTGCTGGGTATCTGGCAGAAGCGACCTACGAGGAGACGGTTAAGGCTGGAGGCTATGTCCTTTGTGTGGAAGGGTCGATTCCCACAGCCGATGACCGGTTTTGCATGGTAGGCGGGCGGCCCTTCAGGGAAATGGTTGAAGAAACCGGCGAGAAGGCCGCTGCTATCATTGCTGTTGGCGCCTGCGCCGCATACGGTGGCATCCCCGCGGCCGGTCCAACAGGCGCTGTTGGTGTCAACAAGATCATCAAGCACAAACCGGTCATCAATCTTCCCACCTGCCCAGTACATGTGGATCATTTGGTGGGAACGGTCCTTTATTTTCTGACTACCGGGAAGGCTCCGCCCCTGGATGACATCGGCCGTCCCAAGATGTATTTTGGCGAACTGATTCACGACAACTGCCGGCGGCGATACTACTTTGACAATGAGATGTTCTTAACAGACTGGAACGATCCGGCACAGAAGAACTGGTGCCTTTACGAAAAGGGCTGCAAAGGGCCGGACACCTACGCGGACTGTGCTGTTCGTCGGTGGAACGACGGGCAGAACTACTGCATCGACTGTGGGGCCGGTTGCATGGGCTGTGCAGAGCCGGACTTTTATGACGGCATGTCGCCTCTGTACACGGCTGAAAGCGAGCGCTCGCGAAATATCATGGCCCGAAAAAAAGCCGGGTTGATTCCGCCATTAGAAAAAAAGGCATGA